A DNA window from Candidatus Rokuibacteriota bacterium contains the following coding sequences:
- a CDS encoding YbaK/EbsC family protein: MSDDAEIEAKVAAALEGLGAAHEVIRIDPGFADTAVFCEKYGVPLDHSGNTIVVASKKEPRKFCACLVLATSRLDVNHTVRRLMDVSRVSFATADETQELTGMMIGGVTLLALPPDLPIYVEERIMALDYVILGGGSRSSKLKLAPDTLRRLPNLSVVPGLALVAS, encoded by the coding sequence ATGAGCGACGACGCCGAGATCGAAGCGAAAGTCGCGGCCGCCCTCGAGGGGCTGGGAGCCGCGCATGAAGTCATCCGGATTGACCCGGGCTTCGCCGACACGGCGGTCTTCTGCGAGAAGTACGGCGTGCCGCTCGACCATTCGGGCAACACCATCGTCGTTGCCTCGAAGAAGGAGCCGAGGAAGTTCTGCGCCTGCCTCGTGCTGGCGACCTCGCGGCTCGACGTCAATCACACCGTGCGCCGTTTGATGGACGTCTCGCGCGTCTCCTTCGCCACGGCGGACGAGACGCAGGAGCTCACCGGCATGATGATCGGCGGCGTGACGCTGCTGGCCCTGCCGCCCGACCTGCCGATCTACGTCGAGGAGCGCATCATGGCGCTCGACTACGTCATCCTGGGAGGCGGCAGCAGGTCCTCCAAGCTCAAGCTCGCCCCCGACACCCTGCGCCGCCTGCCGAACTTGAGCGTCGTCCCCGGCTTGGCGCTGGTCGCATCGTGA
- a CDS encoding NIPSNAP family protein, giving the protein MIYEIRTYGLQTGSLAEVEKRYGEVYEHRKKYSELFGFFHTEIGPLNEIIHIWQYESMEERSRIRAAAAKDANWPPKIQEFITRMSSEIVVPFPFAPTAKPGKHGPFYEFRYYEMKAGTLPDLMKRWEPKLPGRLGLSPLALAGNVEFGTANRFVHIWPYPSLDARMATRNKARAEGLWPPPGGAGTLITQATKICMPSAFSPLQ; this is encoded by the coding sequence ATGATCTACGAGATCCGCACTTACGGCCTCCAGACCGGCAGCCTTGCCGAGGTCGAGAAGCGCTACGGAGAGGTGTACGAACATCGGAAGAAGTACTCCGAGCTCTTCGGCTTCTTCCACACCGAGATCGGGCCGCTCAACGAGATCATCCACATCTGGCAGTACGAGAGCATGGAAGAGCGGAGCCGGATCCGCGCCGCGGCCGCGAAGGACGCCAACTGGCCGCCCAAGATCCAGGAGTTCATCACGCGCATGAGCTCCGAGATCGTCGTACCCTTCCCCTTCGCCCCCACGGCAAAGCCGGGCAAGCACGGCCCCTTCTACGAGTTCCGGTACTACGAGATGAAGGCGGGGACGCTGCCCGACCTGATGAAGCGCTGGGAGCCCAAGCTTCCGGGCCGCCTCGGGCTCTCGCCGCTGGCGCTGGCGGGCAACGTCGAGTTCGGCACGGCGAACAGGTTCGTGCACATCTGGCCCTACCCGAGCCTGGACGCGCGGATGGCGACACGCAACAAGGCGCGGGCCGAGGGACTGTGGCCGCCGCCCGGCGGGGCCGGCACGCTGATCACGCAGGCTACGAAGATCTGTATGCCCTCGGCCTTCTCGCCGCTGCAGTAG
- a CDS encoding Zn-dependent alcohol dehydrogenase codes for MKAAVLYEANTPLQIVDLEQQGPQAGEARVRVKAAGVCHSDWHIMNGDWQLPLPMVLGHEAAGIVEEVGSGVVNVTPGDHIIFSFRPQCGHCLYCSLGRSILCDGHKSARWAMLDGSHRLTHKGQNINQMARIGTFSESVVCPSEMLVPIRKEMPWPQAALCGCCVPTGVGAVTSCARVEAGASVLVIGCGGVGLNVVQGARLAGAGMIVACDLLDSKLDYAKEFGATHTFNGKQENIVERVRELTQGRGVDYAFDAIGGEQTTLQILDAIRPGGVAVIVGMAAMAVRAPITPYLMALQEKTLKGTMYGSVRPPIDFPRLVDLYLDGRLKIDQLVSRTYKIEEINEGFTAMRTGQVARGVVVFN; via the coding sequence ATGAAAGCCGCCGTCCTGTACGAAGCGAACACGCCGCTCCAGATCGTGGACCTTGAGCAGCAGGGACCGCAGGCGGGCGAGGCGCGCGTGCGCGTCAAGGCCGCGGGCGTCTGCCACAGCGACTGGCACATCATGAACGGGGATTGGCAGCTGCCGCTGCCCATGGTCCTGGGCCATGAGGCGGCGGGCATCGTCGAAGAGGTCGGTTCGGGCGTGGTCAACGTCACGCCCGGCGACCACATCATCTTCTCCTTCAGGCCGCAGTGCGGGCACTGCCTCTACTGCTCGCTCGGCCGCTCCATTCTCTGCGACGGGCACAAGTCGGCGCGCTGGGCCATGCTCGACGGCTCTCACCGCCTCACGCACAAGGGCCAGAACATCAACCAGATGGCGCGGATCGGCACGTTCTCCGAATCCGTCGTCTGCCCGTCCGAGATGCTGGTGCCGATCCGCAAGGAGATGCCGTGGCCGCAGGCGGCGCTCTGCGGCTGCTGCGTGCCGACGGGCGTGGGCGCCGTCACCTCCTGCGCGCGGGTCGAGGCTGGCGCCTCGGTGCTGGTCATCGGCTGCGGCGGCGTGGGGCTCAACGTCGTCCAGGGCGCGCGGCTGGCCGGCGCCGGGATGATCGTGGCCTGCGACCTCCTCGACAGCAAGCTCGACTACGCGAAGGAGTTCGGCGCGACCCATACGTTCAACGGCAAGCAGGAGAACATCGTCGAGCGCGTGCGCGAGCTGACCCAGGGACGCGGCGTGGACTACGCCTTCGACGCCATCGGCGGCGAGCAGACCACGCTCCAGATCCTCGACGCGATCCGCCCTGGCGGCGTGGCCGTCATCGTCGGCATGGCGGCCATGGCCGTGCGCGCCCCGATCACGCCCTATCTCATGGCGCTCCAGGAGAAGACGCTCAAGGGCACCATGTACGGCTCCGTGCGGCCCCCGATCGACTTCCCGCGCCTCGTCGATCTCTACCTCGACGGCAGGCTCAAGATCGACCAGCTCGTCAGCCGCACGTACAAGATCGAGGAGATCAACGAGGGCTTCACCGCCATGCGGACCGGCCAGGTCGCGCGCGGCGTGGTGGTCTTCAACTGA
- a CDS encoding molybdopterin-dependent oxidoreductase, translating to MKAKTIYEAAREAGAPGEEVVTSTCGHNCGGRCVVNAHVKYGRIVRISTDPRKWTFEMPPLTACARGFGAADRVNHPDRLRYPMRRVGPRGAGAYERISWDDALDEVAAQMLRIRDTYGPAAILDCSRSGNTAVLHNRAAIQRLLHLFGGCTELWSNLSNEAEIFALRHTYGPKADCKFSGREPTDYVNSRLMILWGWSPADGTFGTNNPQYLRWAHERGVRIVSVDPRATRTSVQMSDEHIAIRPGTDAAMLIAMAQVVVSDGLHDQAFLDRLVLGFDEAHLPEGAPPGSSYRSYLLGLSDGVVKTPEWAEPLTGVPAATIRRLARDFATRRPAALHCGYAPGRTGYGEQFHRTAYALCAITGNIGIPGGNSGCSGGARNHGIKRLGAPPNPANSRVASTLLADVLARGRVGGYPADIKMVYSACGDLANQAPNVNKITAGLEGLEFMVVHDHFLTPTARYADIVLPATTFWERSDIHTPWSGAGHYAIFMRQAIKPMYECRNDVDICADLAKRLGLEGYKRVDDVEWLREICAGTDVDDFDAFRERGLARLPAPEDPVAFADEVRDPAGHPFSTPSGKIEIYSTSIAANPDPIGLGRIPPIPTWIPPHEADPRHPLELISPKSRARTHSIHDNQAALARVDRQDVWIHPEDAAARGIADAQMVRVFNERGATIVPARVTDRIARGVVSIKEGAWFTPGPSGADTRGCANVLTEDRASPCGAPTYNTCRVEIAPA from the coding sequence ATGAAGGCGAAGACCATCTACGAAGCGGCGCGCGAAGCGGGCGCCCCGGGCGAAGAAGTCGTCACCAGCACCTGCGGGCACAACTGCGGTGGGCGCTGCGTGGTCAACGCCCACGTCAAGTACGGGCGGATCGTCCGCATCAGCACCGACCCGAGAAAGTGGACCTTCGAGATGCCCCCGCTCACCGCCTGCGCGCGCGGCTTCGGCGCCGCGGACCGCGTCAATCACCCCGACCGGCTGCGCTACCCCATGCGCCGGGTGGGCCCGCGAGGCGCGGGCGCCTACGAGCGCATCTCGTGGGACGACGCCCTCGACGAGGTCGCGGCTCAGATGCTGCGGATCCGCGACACGTACGGGCCCGCGGCCATCCTCGACTGCTCGCGCTCGGGCAACACGGCCGTCCTTCACAACCGCGCCGCCATCCAACGACTCCTGCACCTCTTCGGCGGCTGCACCGAGCTGTGGTCGAACCTGTCGAACGAGGCCGAGATCTTCGCCCTGCGCCACACGTACGGCCCGAAGGCGGACTGCAAGTTCTCTGGGCGCGAGCCCACCGACTACGTCAACTCGCGCCTCATGATCCTCTGGGGCTGGAGCCCCGCCGACGGCACGTTCGGCACGAACAATCCGCAGTACCTCCGCTGGGCCCACGAGCGCGGCGTCCGCATCGTCTCGGTGGACCCCCGCGCGACGCGGACGAGCGTGCAGATGTCCGACGAGCACATCGCGATCCGGCCGGGAACGGATGCGGCCATGCTGATCGCGATGGCGCAGGTCGTCGTCAGCGACGGCCTGCACGACCAGGCCTTCCTCGACCGGCTCGTGCTCGGGTTCGACGAGGCCCACCTGCCCGAGGGCGCCCCGCCGGGCTCGTCGTACCGCTCGTACCTCCTCGGCCTCTCGGACGGCGTGGTCAAGACGCCCGAATGGGCGGAGCCCCTGACCGGCGTCCCGGCCGCGACCATCCGGCGGCTGGCGCGCGACTTCGCCACGCGGAGGCCCGCCGCGCTCCACTGCGGCTACGCGCCCGGGCGCACGGGCTACGGCGAGCAGTTCCACCGGACGGCCTACGCGCTCTGCGCCATCACGGGCAATATCGGCATCCCGGGCGGCAACTCCGGATGCAGCGGGGGCGCGCGCAACCACGGCATCAAGCGGTTGGGCGCCCCACCGAACCCCGCCAACTCGCGCGTCGCCTCGACCCTCCTGGCCGACGTGCTCGCGCGCGGGCGGGTCGGCGGCTACCCGGCCGACATCAAGATGGTCTACTCGGCCTGCGGCGACCTGGCCAACCAGGCGCCGAACGTCAACAAGATCACCGCGGGGCTGGAGGGGCTCGAGTTCATGGTCGTCCACGATCATTTCCTGACGCCGACGGCGCGGTACGCGGACATCGTCCTGCCGGCGACCACGTTCTGGGAGCGGAGCGACATCCACACGCCCTGGAGCGGGGCGGGACACTACGCCATCTTCATGCGCCAGGCGATCAAGCCGATGTACGAGTGCCGGAACGACGTCGACATCTGCGCCGACCTGGCCAAGCGGCTCGGGCTCGAAGGCTACAAGCGCGTCGACGACGTCGAGTGGCTGCGGGAAATCTGCGCGGGCACGGACGTCGACGACTTCGACGCCTTCCGCGAGCGCGGGCTGGCGCGGCTGCCCGCGCCGGAGGATCCGGTGGCCTTCGCCGACGAGGTGCGCGACCCGGCGGGCCATCCGTTCTCGACGCCGAGCGGGAAGATCGAGATCTACTCGACCTCGATCGCGGCCAATCCCGACCCGATCGGCCTCGGCCGCATCCCCCCGATCCCGACGTGGATCCCGCCTCACGAGGCCGACCCGCGCCATCCGCTCGAGCTGATCTCGCCCAAGTCACGCGCCCGGACGCACTCGATTCACGACAACCAGGCGGCGCTGGCCCGGGTGGACCGGCAGGACGTGTGGATCCACCCCGAGGACGCGGCCGCGCGCGGCATCGCCGACGCCCAGATGGTGCGCGTGTTCAACGAGCGCGGCGCGACGATCGTGCCGGCGCGCGTGACGGATCGCATCGCCCGCGGGGTGGTCTCCATCAAGGAGGGCGCCTGGTTCACTCCCGGCCCGTCCGGAGCCGACACGCGCGGGTGCGCCAACGTCCTGACGGAGGACCGCGCCTCACCCTGCGGCGCCCCGACGTACAACACGTGCCGCGTCGAGATCGCCCCGGCCTGA
- a CDS encoding TAXI family TRAP transporter solute-binding subunit, translating into MTWPLMRWLGAAAMLLLAAGLARAEERTMVTLGTATPGGGFPVYGQAVAETINGVEPSLEVKTRNTKGSTENVPLLEAGQLDLALVQGEVAHEALSGIGRPPARLLILAAMYTTPGMFVVRGNQPYRAIADLKGKAVAWGARGSGLVVLARYVLDGIGLDMERDFQSIYLDQAGDGPAMVLDGRAAALWGGGSGWPGFTAVARGAQGARFIAPSAEERARIQAKHAFLKTLTIPAGAYPGQGEPVVSVGSWSFILARPDVPEETAYRLARALHRGEPVLGARLPQARETTAANTVAAAPRPDLVHPGARRYFREIGISP; encoded by the coding sequence ATGACTTGGCCGCTCATGAGATGGCTCGGCGCTGCCGCGATGCTCCTGCTCGCGGCCGGCCTCGCGCGAGCCGAGGAGCGCACCATGGTCACGCTCGGAACAGCGACGCCCGGCGGCGGCTTCCCGGTCTACGGCCAGGCCGTGGCCGAGACCATCAACGGGGTCGAGCCGTCCTTGGAAGTGAAGACGCGCAATACAAAGGGCTCTACGGAGAACGTCCCGCTCCTCGAAGCGGGGCAGCTCGACCTGGCGCTGGTCCAGGGCGAAGTCGCCCACGAGGCGCTCTCCGGCATCGGCCGCCCGCCGGCGCGCCTGCTGATCCTGGCAGCCATGTACACGACGCCCGGCATGTTCGTCGTGCGCGGCAATCAGCCGTACCGCGCGATCGCCGATCTCAAGGGCAAGGCCGTCGCTTGGGGCGCCCGCGGCTCGGGGCTCGTCGTCCTCGCGCGCTACGTGCTCGACGGCATCGGCCTCGACATGGAGCGCGATTTCCAGTCCATCTATCTCGACCAGGCCGGCGACGGCCCCGCCATGGTTCTGGACGGCCGCGCGGCCGCGCTCTGGGGCGGCGGCTCGGGGTGGCCCGGCTTCACGGCCGTCGCGCGCGGCGCGCAGGGCGCGCGCTTCATCGCGCCGAGCGCCGAGGAGCGGGCGCGGATCCAGGCCAAGCACGCGTTCCTGAAGACCCTGACCATCCCGGCCGGGGCGTATCCGGGACAGGGCGAGCCCGTCGTGTCCGTCGGCTCGTGGAGCTTCATCCTCGCCCGGCCCGACGTGCCCGAGGAGACGGCGTACCGCCTCGCGCGCGCCCTGCACCGCGGCGAGCCGGTCCTCGGCGCCAGGCTGCCCCAGGCGCGCGAGACCACCGCGGCCAATACCGTCGCCGCGGCGCCGCGCCCCGATCTCGTTCACCCAGGCGCGCGGCGCTACTTCCGCGAAATCGGCATCTCACCGTAG
- a CDS encoding TIGR03619 family F420-dependent LLM class oxidoreductase, translating into MKVGVNLINFGPGATPEALLSWAHLVEDLGYHLLMTSDHVTITPDVAGRYPAPFYEPLTLLGWLAGVTRRLELGTTVIIVPYRHPLETARATAVVDQLCGGRFIFGVGVGWARQEFEALGLPFEKRGAMTNDYLNAIKACWTHDVASYEGRFVRFAGVHTAPRPMRAPHPPIWVGGASEAALRRAVLHGDAWHPIRIRMDWLRDTGLPKLKEIAEKEGRPVPALCPRIKFQLSDGPLPEDQRSAGQGSLEQVRGDLRALEAMGAPYVLLDTYYDDPEATRSHEPAWRLLRTAAERLVDLGRGTIRS; encoded by the coding sequence GTGAAGGTCGGCGTCAACCTGATCAACTTCGGCCCGGGCGCCACTCCCGAGGCGCTCCTCTCCTGGGCCCACCTCGTCGAGGACCTGGGCTATCACCTGCTCATGACCTCCGACCACGTGACGATCACGCCCGATGTCGCGGGACGCTATCCCGCGCCCTTCTACGAGCCCCTGACGCTCCTCGGCTGGCTCGCGGGCGTCACGCGCCGCCTCGAGCTCGGCACCACCGTCATCATCGTGCCGTACCGTCACCCGCTCGAGACGGCGCGCGCGACGGCGGTGGTGGACCAGCTCTGCGGCGGGCGCTTCATCTTCGGCGTCGGCGTCGGCTGGGCCAGGCAGGAATTCGAGGCGCTGGGGCTGCCGTTCGAGAAGCGGGGCGCCATGACCAACGATTACCTGAACGCGATCAAGGCGTGCTGGACCCATGACGTCGCCTCCTACGAGGGGCGCTTCGTCCGCTTCGCCGGCGTGCACACCGCGCCGCGGCCGATGCGGGCCCCGCATCCGCCGATCTGGGTCGGCGGCGCGAGCGAGGCCGCGCTCCGCCGCGCGGTACTCCACGGCGATGCGTGGCATCCGATCAGGATCCGCATGGACTGGCTGCGCGATACCGGCCTGCCCAAGCTCAAGGAGATCGCGGAGAAGGAAGGCCGGCCCGTGCCGGCGCTCTGCCCGCGAATCAAGTTTCAGCTCTCCGACGGTCCGCTGCCCGAAGACCAGCGCAGCGCCGGCCAAGGCAGCCTCGAGCAGGTGCGCGGAGACCTCCGCGCGCTCGAGGCGATGGGCGCTCCGTATGTCCTGCTCGACACCTACTATGACGATCCCGAGGCAACCCGGAGCCACGAGCCGGCCTGGCGCCTGCTCAGGACGGCGGCTGAGCGCCTGGTCGACCTCGGGCGTGGGACCATACGCTCATGA